From Trichoderma atroviride chromosome 1, complete sequence, one genomic window encodes:
- a CDS encoding uncharacterized protein (EggNog:ENOG41), which produces MSATNVEKGSEAPVNDAANALGNLSINKPADDKAAANEAASASAAEGRRLYIGNLAYATTEGELKDFFKSYLVESVSIPKNPRTDRPVGYAFVDLSTPNEADRAIAELSGKEILERKVSVQLARKPEPAGEKTEGANGEGSGAEGSRRRASGRGRGRGRGRGGRGGRGGRATGENDEKKGDEAVEGEATQAEPLKDITNTVSDDKDDKKKNQNRPQRERRERGPPADGIPSKTKVMVANLPYDLTEEKLLELFQAYDPSSAKIALRPIPRFMIKKLQARGEARKGRGFGFVTLASEDLQQKAVAEMNGKEIEGREIAVKVAIDSPDKTDEESNIPASNGAEEGATEPVAEQPAAEAPAATA; this is translated from the exons ATGTCTGCTACCAACGTGGAGAAAGGCTCCGAAGCCCCCGTTAATGACGCTGCAAACGCTCTGGGCAACCTCTCAATCAACAAGCCTGCCGATGACAAGGCTGCCGCCAACGAGGCCGCCTCGGCCAGCGCTGCTGAGGGCCGCCGCCTGTACATCGGCAACCTGGCATATGCGACAACTGAGGGAGAGTTGAAGGACTTCTTCAAAAGCTATCTTGT CGAGTCTGTCTCGATCCCCAAGAACCCTCGTACCGACCGCCCTGTCGGATACGCTTTTGTCGACCTTTCTACCCCCAACGAGGCTGATCGTGCCATTGCTGAGCTTTCCGGCAAGGAGATCCTCGAGCGGAAGGTTTCCGTTCAGCTGGCTCGCAAGCCCGAGCCTGCTGGTGAGAAGACTGAGGGTGCTAACGGAGAGGGCTCCGGCGCGGAGGGCTCTCGCCGCCGAGCCTCTGGTCGTGGTCGCGGACGTGGCCGCGGACgcggtggccgtggtggccgtggcggTCGCGCCACTGGC GAGAacgatgagaagaagggagatgagGCCGTTGAAGGTGAAGCCACCCAGGCTGAGCCTCTGAAGGACATCACCAACACTGTCTCGGATGACAaggacgacaagaagaagaaccagaACCGCCCTCAGCGTGAGCGCCGCGAGCGTGGCCCACCTGCTGATGGCATCCCTTCCAAGACCAAGGTCATGGTGGCCAACCTGCCATACGATCTTACTGAGGAGAAG ctccttgagctcttccaggCCTACGACCCCTCGTCAGCCAAGATTGCTCTCCGACCCATCCCCCGTTTCATgatcaagaagctccagGCTCGTGGCGAGGCCCGCAAGGGACGTGGCTTCGGTTTCGTTACCCTGGCTTCTGAGGATCTCCAGCAGAAGGCCGTTGCTGAGATGAACGGaaaggagattgaaggaCGTGAGATCGCCGTCAAGGTCGCCATCGATAGCCCTGACAAGACCGACGAAGAGTCCAACATCCCGGCTTCCAACGGCGCTGAGGAGGGCGCTACTGAGCCTGTTGCTGAGCAGCCCGCTGCTGAGGCTCCTGCCGCCACTGCTTAA